A single region of the Sorghum bicolor cultivar BTx623 chromosome 7, Sorghum_bicolor_NCBIv3, whole genome shotgun sequence genome encodes:
- the LOC8073505 gene encoding putative uncharacterized protein DDB_G0271606 isoform X3, whose protein sequence is MYYESFRKFVTLLEQEVTSCVAEILSEEMHASEMIGAEDSELDISTIIANLFDQKGGHLSPETLKHYLSAGERLYKRSSKIYKEICYFEASIKRPFFHVKTLDDDQLENWHQYLDFVEKNGDFDWAVKLYERCLIPCANYSEFWIRYAEYVDANGGQEIANHALDRASSCFVKEVPTFCMYYALFKEQIGDALAARSLFTKARSYFSSGFYANINRLANMEKRMGNTKAASEIYETAIEDAIQKKNIELLPDLYSNFAQFIYAASHSIIEAKQVFVKGINRVPCKPLIKGFIQFMSTHGGPKDIPLLDSVISNAVTPGSDVSTALSTEDREDISLLFLEFVDLYGGIKELRKAWARHTKLFPHSTGNISRHYSTMGNSLQEANKRRKTEPLMVAHDHSLAPKADDFSLEVDNESEPQVDKDIVDSGKGHRDAGEQKALEIVNSHKETIRVAQECTNMVHSEHILEKKGMQKQMNPHAKEETNQDLILHKQNDEKTNSCEVEAPVAESGDCDSPSKAIASSENINSQGKVIEVSARSHLETVCSKYDSPSGSNMHKEGNSAGPARMSPELEERQHVEVQVKVDTEHDLSVSNANLERSFDGPNPTECDKEISAIGHGSQDHIQSSQSHELSACAKPSSLDLAKTKSDTFGFQAQLQHQLGDAQTHQSNNLSQNMQQQELTMAQNVQTSAQIHDQLVAQSNHGNQQYLQVMQGYASQMGQYYQQQLYYLQAQHNQQMQSLQQQQLPTEHLQQNFMQQVQQLNQQMVLWQQQVQQQQQVVLQQALPVQQLPDEKQGQCPSGDTKHDQNKQQQKAPQIDQQSQQLQQQQLLYLHQQQQQQQQMYLIQQQQMYQQQQAQQQQLFQQQLMQQQQYVLQMPQQQQDSVQQQLFHQQQQQMMLLQRQQQQLMQQQIQQCLQQQQNQQGPKDQTYKSNPQDGRNRQIEHGQLSEASQSDGSKLRSSEQSELSYPSTPQSQHLNH, encoded by the exons TGAAGATTCTGAATTGGATATATCAACTATTATTGCTAACTTATTTGACCAAAAAGGTGGGCATCTTAGTCCTGAAACATTGAAGCATTACTTATCTGCTGGGGAGAGGCTCTACAAAAGGTCCAGCAAGATTTACAAAGAAATCTGTTACTTTGAGGCATCCATAAAAAGGCCTTTTTTTCATGTCAAGACACTTGATGATGATCAGCTTGAAAACTGGCACCAGTATCTTGACTTTGTTGAGAAGAATGGGGATTTTGACtgg GctgtaaaactttatgagagGTGCTTGATCCCTTGTGCTAATTATTCGGAGTTTTGGATCCGCTACGCAGAGTATGTTGATGCTAATGGCGGCCAAGAAATTGCAAACCATGCTCTGGATCGAGCATCATCATGTTTTGTAAAG GAAGTTCCAACTTTCTGCATGTATTATGCGTTATTTAAAGAGCAAATTGGTGATGCACTGGCTGCGCGCTCTCTTTTTACTAAAGCAAGAAGTTACTTCAGTTCAGGGTTTTATGCAAATATTAATAGGCTGGCTAACATGGAAAAACGAATG GGAAATACTAAAGCAGCTTCTGAGATATATGAGACAGCAATTGAGGATGCAATACAGAAGAAGAATATAGAGTTGCTTCCTGACCTGTACAGCAATTTTGCTCAGTTCATATATGCA GCAAGTCATAGCATTATTGAGGCTAAACAAGTCTTTGTCAAGGGAATAAATCGTGTACCCTGTAAACCATTGATTAAG GGATTCATACAGTTCATGAGTACACATGGAGGGCCTAAAGACATACCTCTTCTTGATTCTGTTATTTCTAATGCCGTGACTCCAGGATCTGATGTATCTACAGCCTTAAGCACAGAGGACCGTGAAGATATCTCATTGTTGTTTTTGGAG TTTGTTGACCTCTATGGGGGTATTAAAGAACTCAGAAAGGCGTGGGCTCGGCATACTAAACTGTTTCCTCACAGCACTGGGAACATTTCACGGCATTATTCTACTATGGGGAATAGCCTTCAAGAGGCTAACAAGAGGAGAAAAACAGAACCTTTGATGGTTGCTCATGATCATTCCTTAGCACCCAAAGCTGATGATTTTTCTCTTGAAGTTGATAACGAGAGTGAACCACAAGTGGACAAGGACATTGTGGATTCAGGAAAAGGACATAGGGATGCAGGAGAGCAGAAAGCTTTAGAGATTGTCAATTCACATAAAGAGACCATCAGGGTTGCTCAGGAATGCACCAACATGGTTCACAGTGAACATATCCtggaaaaaaaaggaatgcagaaGCAAATGAATCCACATGCCAAAGAAGAGACTAATCAAGATCTAATCTTGCATAAACAAAATGATGAGAAAACAAATTCTTGTGAGGTGGAGGCTCCTGTAGCTGAGTCAGGTGACTGTGATTCTCCTTCCAAAGCAATCGCTAGCTCTGAGAACATCAATTCTCAGGGCAAGGTCATTGAGGTATCTGCACGCAGCCATCTAGAAACAGTATGCTCAAAATATGATTCACCATCTGGATCAAACATGCACAAAGAAGGAAATTCTGCTGGTCCAGCTCGAATGTCTCCAGAGCTGGAGGAAAGGCAACATGTGGAGGTTCAGGTAAAAGTTGACACAGAGCATGATTTGTCTGTCAGTAATGCAAACCTAGAGAGATCTTTTGATGGTCCAAATCCAACTGAATGCGACAAGGAAATCTCTGCCATTGGTCATGGGAGTCAAGACCATATTCAATCTTCGCAGTCACATGAACTCTCAGCCTGTGCAAAACCTTCGAGCTTGGACTTAGCGAAAACAAAATCGGATACTTTCGGTTTTCAAGCTCAACTTCAACACCAGTTGGGGGATGCTCAAACACATCAATCTAATAACCTTTCACAAAACATGCAACAACAAGAGCTTACAATGGCTCAGAATGTTCAAACATCTGCACAGATTCACGATCAATTAGTTGCACAGTCTAATCATGGAAACCAACAGTATCTCCAAGTGATGCAAGGGTATGCATCACAAATGGGGCAATATTACCAGCAACAACTGTATTACCTGCAGGCTCAGCACAATCAACAGATGCAGAGTCTGCAACAGCAACAGCTTCCAACTGAGCATCTTCAGCAAAATTTTATGCAGCAAGTACAACAGCTGAACCAGCAAATGGTACTTTGGCAACAACaagtgcagcagcagcaacaagtaGTACTACAACAGGCACTGCCAGTCCAGCAACTTCCTGATGAAAAACAGGGTCAGTGTCCTTCCGGGGATACCAAACACGACCAAAATAAACAGCAGCAAAAAGCACCTCAAATAGATCAACAAAGCCAGCAGTTGCAGCAACAACAGCTTCTTTATCTCcaccaacagcagcagcagcaacaacaaatgtATCTTATACAGCAGCAGCAGATGTATCAACAACAGCAAGCTCAGCAACAGCAGCTCTTTCAGCAGCAGTTAATGCAACAACAACAGTATGTACTGCAGATGCCACAGCAACAGCAAGACTCAGTTCAGCAGCAACTGTTTcaccaacaacagcagcagatgATGCTTCTTCAGCGACAGCAGCAACAGCTTATGCAACAACAGATCCAACAGTGCTTGCAACAGCAACAAAACCAACAAGGGCCCAAGGATCAGACTTACAAGTCAAATCCTCAG